A part of Aegilops tauschii subsp. strangulata cultivar AL8/78 chromosome 2, Aet v6.0, whole genome shotgun sequence genomic DNA contains:
- the LOC109759657 gene encoding C2 domain-containing protein At1g53590: MDITEVTVVHHVALVLAALWAAGNAGWAHPALFLLALVYIFAVNARYTMRLKKRLQFEEKRSANQRRLLSDAETVRWLNYAVEKMWPVCMERVASQQFLLPIFPWFISKFKPWTARKAEIQSLYLGRNPPMFTDIRVVSQSTDDDHLVLELGMNFLAADDMDARMAVQLRKRLGFGITANMHITGMHIEGKVLVGVRFLQQWPFIGRVRVCFVEPPYFQMTVKPLFSHGLDVTELPGISGWLDRMLDVAFGQTLVEPNMLVIDMEKFASESESTDNWFTVDEKPPIAHAKVEIMEGADMKPSDPNGLSDPYVKGQLGPYRFQTKIHKKTLNPKWLEQFKIPITSWESSNLLSLQVRDKDHIFDDPLGNCSISINKLRGGQRHDMWIPLKHIKTGRVHIAVTVLEDENGKVPSDEDELCGTPKEGKASTPGSSFSSKTNTESASSAGYRNMTDEYEPVDIKGLEKAGVWVHRPGSDVAATWEPRKGRARCQDSQILRENDGCSDSPRSSVSESQTSNSSTEEPASGNKSHRHLRKVKKGLVKLAGAMRHNKNSKSVSDDDETSPCETPHPNIRPVGESRVSVTYVVDEDPGNSSMERRSDDQHSSPERAGDESPTKGQLRKKAAHMVKHAGKAAHNLKSMLSRKGLDKGKEDECRNEEEGDLDVTRVDSFPARGGAVGDAAESLADGKDKLL; the protein is encoded by the exons ATGGATATAACGGAGGTGACGGTGGTGCACCACGTCGCGCTGGTGCTGGCCGCGCTCTGGGCCGCCGGGAACGCCGGCTGGGCGCACCCGGCGCTcttcctcctcgccctcgtctaCATCTTCGCG GTAAATGCACGGTACACAATGAGACTGAAGAAGCGATTACAGTTTGAGGAAAAGAGAAGTGCCAACCAAAGAAGG CTCCTCTCTGATGCAGAGACAGTGAGGTGGCTAAATTATGCTGTTGAGAAGATGTGGCCAGTGTGCATGGAAAGGGTTGCATCCCAGCAGTTCCTTTTGCCCATATTCCCCTGGTTCATAAGCAAGTTCAAACCATGGACCGCA AGGAAAGCAgagatccaaagcctttacttgGGTCGGAATCCGCCGATGTTTACAGATATCAGGGTCGTCAGTCAATCGACTGATGATGACCATCTG GTTCTGGAGCTAGGAATGAACTTCCTTGCTGCAGATGATATGGATGCAAGGATGGCTGTACAACTGAGGAAGAGATTAGGGTTTGGTATTACAGCAAACATGCATATAACTGGCATGCATATTGAAGGCAAG GTCCTTGTTGGTGTGAGGTTTCTTCAACAGTGGCCCTTTATTGGGCGTGTACGAGTATGCTTTGTTGAGCCTCCATACTTCCAGATGACAGTGAAGCCGCTATTTAGTCATGGGCTTGACGTGACTGAACTTCCAGGAATTTCTGGATGGCTT GACAGAATGTTGGATGTTGCCTTTGGACAGACCCTAGTTGAG CCTAACATGCTAGTTATTGATATGGAGAAGTTTGCCTCGGAGTCGGAATCTACAG ATAATTGGTTTACTGTTGATGAGAAGCCACCTATTGCGCATGCCAAGGTAGAGATCATGGAGGGGGCTGACATGAAACCTTCTGACCCAAATG GTTTATCGGACCCGTATGTGAAAGGCCAGCTCGGACCATACCGTTTCCAGACAAAGATCCATAAGAAAACTCTCAACCCCAAATGGCTGGAGCAGTTCAAGATACCAATTACTTCATGGGAATCATCTAATCTTCTTTCTCTTCAAGTTCGAGACAAGGACCATATCTTTGATGACCCACTTGG CAATTGTTCAATCAGTATCAATAAACTGAGAGGAGGACAAAGACACGATATGTGGATTCCACTAAAGCATATAAAGACAGGGAGGGTTCATATAGCTGTCACGGTACTTGAAGATGAAAATGGAAAG GTACCTAGTGATGAAGATGAACTGTGTGGAACACCCAAGGAGGGGAAAGCTAGCACACCAGGGTCTAGTTTTTCTTCGAAGACCAACACCGAGAGTGCATCTTCTGCGGGATACCGGAATATGACCGATGAATATGAACCTGTGGACATCAAAGGACTGGAAAAGGCTGGAGTCTGGGTACATCGGCCGGGCAGCGATGTCGCCGCTACCTGGGAGCCTCGGAAGGGGCGAGCGCGGTGCCAGGATTCCCAAATACTACGGGAGAACGATGGCTGCAGCGATAGCCCCAGGTCATCGGTGTCGGAGTCTCAGACAAGCAACTCCAGCACCGAAGAACCAGCCAGCGGCAACAAATCTCATCGCCACCTCCGCAAGGTGAAGAAGGGTTTGGTGAAACTGGCTGGAGCTATGCGCCACAACAAGAACTCCAAGAGCGTGAGCGATGACGACGAAACCTCTCCGTGCGAAACGCCGCACCCGAACATACGGCCTGTCGGAGAAAGCAGGGTGTCGGTAACGTATGTCGTCGACGAAGACCCCGGGAACAGCAGCATGGAGCGGAGGTCAGATGACCAGCACTCCAGCCCCGAGAGGGCCGGCGACGAGAGCCCGACAAAGGGACAGCTGAGGAAGAAGGCGGCGCATATGGTGAAACATGCAGGGAAAGCCGCTCATAACCTGAAGAGCATGCTCAGCAGGAAAGGTCTTGACAAGGGCAAGGAAGACGAGTGCAGAAACGAGGAGGAAGGCGATCTCGATGTGACGAGAGTTGATTCTTTTCCTGCACGCGGCGGCGCTGTGGGCGATGCTGCGGAGTCCTTGGCTGA